A section of the Flavobacterium sp. CG_23.5 genome encodes:
- a CDS encoding exo-beta-N-acetylmuramidase NamZ domain-containing protein, whose amino-acid sequence MKNDSLIKVTSVSKNKIKTGADNYTAYLSILKGKKIGIVTNQTGILSDKTHLVDFLLGKNIAVKTIFAPEHGFRGTADAGEHVVDGKDSKTGLPIISLYGDNKKPKPEQLVGIDILVFDLQDVGARFYTYISSLHYIMEACADNNIPLLILDRPNPNGSIVDGPILEKEFTSFVGMHPIPLLHGMTIGEYAKMINGEKWLKNGIQCKLTVIQCLNYNRKMNYSLPIKPSPNLPNDKAVNLYASLCLFEGTNVSVGRGTEKQFQIYGSPYLPKSGFSFIPKPNLGAQNPLYNGVECFGEDLSSQTKVNQLELKWLIKAYHSTTDKSKFFNSFFTKLAGTKKLQKQIENGISEKEIRESWKDGLQQFKKMSEKYLIYK is encoded by the coding sequence ATGAAAAACGACAGTTTAATAAAAGTAACAAGTGTTTCCAAGAATAAGATTAAAACTGGTGCCGACAATTACACTGCTTATCTTTCTATTTTAAAAGGCAAAAAAATTGGAATCGTAACTAACCAAACTGGAATCCTATCTGACAAGACTCATTTAGTGGATTTTCTATTAGGAAAAAATATTGCTGTCAAAACCATCTTTGCTCCCGAACATGGTTTTCGCGGAACAGCAGATGCAGGCGAACATGTAGTTGATGGAAAAGATTCTAAAACTGGACTGCCAATTATTTCGTTATATGGTGATAATAAAAAACCAAAACCCGAACAGCTAGTTGGAATTGACATTTTGGTTTTTGACTTGCAAGATGTAGGCGCTCGATTTTACACCTATATTTCCTCCTTACATTATATTATGGAGGCTTGCGCCGACAACAATATTCCACTGCTCATTCTTGACAGACCCAATCCTAATGGAAGTATTGTGGACGGACCAATTTTAGAAAAAGAATTCACGAGTTTCGTGGGTATGCATCCAATTCCTTTACTTCACGGAATGACTATTGGTGAATATGCTAAAATGATTAATGGAGAAAAATGGTTAAAAAATGGAATTCAATGTAAATTGACAGTCATTCAATGTCTTAATTACAACAGAAAAATGAATTACAGTTTACCAATAAAACCATCACCAAATCTTCCGAACGACAAAGCCGTTAATCTTTATGCTAGCTTGTGTCTTTTTGAAGGCACCAACGTAAGCGTGGGACGCGGTACCGAAAAACAATTTCAAATTTATGGCTCTCCTTATTTACCAAAAAGTGGTTTTAGTTTTATTCCGAAACCAAATTTAGGTGCCCAAAATCCACTTTATAATGGAGTGGAATGTTTTGGTGAAGATTTATCATCTCAAACTAAGGTGAATCAACTCGAATTGAAATGGCTTATTAAAGCTTATCATTCAACCACCGATAAATCAAAATTTTTTAATTCCTTTTTTACAAAATTAGCGGGAACTAAAAAGCTACAAAAGCAAATAGAAAATGGAATCTCAGAAAAGGAAATTAGGGAAAGCTGGAAGGACGGATTACAGCAGTTTAAAAAAATGAGTGAAAAATATTTGATTTACAAATAA
- a CDS encoding 7-carboxy-7-deazaguanine synthase QueE: MLSKEIQLEVNKGAMLPLMEEFYTIQGEGFHTGTAAYFIRIGGCDVGCHWCDVKESWNAELHPPTSIDLIVANANKYADTVVVTGGEPLMWDMTLLTDRLKEQNLRVHIETSGAYPLSGTWDWICLSPKKNKLPTETVYENAHELKVIIYNKHDFIFAEEQAEKVNPNAILFLQPEWSKKEEMTPLIVEYVMNNPKWRVSLQTHKYLNIP, encoded by the coding sequence ATGTTATCAAAAGAAATACAATTAGAAGTTAATAAAGGCGCAATGCTTCCATTGATGGAAGAGTTCTACACCATTCAAGGTGAAGGGTTTCATACCGGTACAGCGGCCTATTTTATTAGAATAGGTGGATGTGATGTTGGTTGTCATTGGTGTGATGTTAAGGAAAGTTGGAATGCTGAATTACACCCGCCAACAAGTATAGATTTGATTGTTGCCAATGCAAATAAATATGCGGACACGGTTGTAGTTACTGGTGGAGAACCTTTGATGTGGGATATGACTTTGCTAACGGACAGGCTAAAAGAACAAAACTTACGCGTACATATTGAAACCTCAGGAGCTTATCCGCTTTCAGGAACTTGGGATTGGATTTGTCTTTCGCCAAAGAAAAACAAATTACCCACAGAAACTGTTTATGAAAATGCACATGAACTGAAAGTAATTATTTATAATAAACATGATTTTATTTTTGCAGAAGAACAAGCCGAAAAAGTAAATCCAAATGCTATTTTATTCCTTCAGCCAGAATGGAGTAAAAAAGAAGAGATGACACCATTAATCGTGGAATATGTAATGAACAATCCGAAATGGCGTGTATCATTACAAACACATAAATATTTGAATATTCCTTAA
- a CDS encoding ExbD/TolR family protein has product MAELNTGDGGGKKGGKVRSKKSNSKVDLTAMVDLAFLLITFFMLTTSLSKPQSMNLGLPDKEEDKNKDKPLKVDENRTMTVMLGDNDKMVYYMGLLASPKVGPTEISYGKEGIRKELLKRKKSVVEYTGNKDKGLIVIIKPSKKSNYRNLVDILDEMNIVGVPSNAIVNDFSPEELKLLEGK; this is encoded by the coding sequence ATGGCTGAATTAAATACCGGCGACGGTGGAGGCAAAAAAGGTGGAAAAGTAAGAAGTAAAAAATCAAACTCAAAAGTAGACTTAACTGCTATGGTAGATTTGGCCTTCTTATTGATTACGTTCTTTATGCTTACCACGTCCTTGTCTAAACCGCAATCTATGAATTTGGGTTTGCCGGATAAAGAAGAGGATAAAAATAAAGATAAGCCACTTAAAGTTGACGAAAATCGTACGATGACAGTGATGTTAGGAGATAATGATAAAATGGTTTATTATATGGGTTTATTGGCTTCTCCTAAGGTAGGTCCAACAGAAATTTCGTATGGTAAAGAAGGTATTCGTAAAGAATTGTTGAAAAGAAAAAAATCAGTAGTTGAATACACTGGAAACAAAGACAAAGGTCTGATCGTAATTATCAAACCAAGTAAGAAATCAAATTACCGTAACTTAGTAGATATTCTAGACGAGATGAACATTGTTGGAGTACCTTCAAATGCAATTGTAAATGATTTTTCTCCGGAGGAACTAAAATTGTTAGAAGGTAAATAA
- a CDS encoding class I SAM-dependent methyltransferase, with product MKDLFGKAILDYQTNNAPEDLITETTISEEDEMSVAYLFRSYDEMPQMEQKALQLAKGKILDVGCGAGSHSLSLQNERKLDVTSIDISANAIQACTLRGLKNAKIQDVMTLENEKYDTILLLMNGAGMCGKLKNIPNFLLKLKSLLNPGGQILLDSSDIIYMFDDDDEDGGKWIPSKNEYYGEIVFNIAYKGEKEKPFDWMFIDYNTLQNAALDNGFQCELILEGEHYDYLAKLSI from the coding sequence ATGAAAGACCTTTTTGGCAAAGCCATACTTGATTATCAAACTAATAATGCTCCCGAAGATTTAATCACGGAGACTACCATTTCTGAAGAAGATGAAATGTCGGTTGCCTATTTATTTCGCTCTTATGATGAAATGCCGCAAATGGAACAAAAAGCATTACAACTTGCCAAAGGAAAAATCCTAGATGTAGGTTGTGGCGCAGGTAGCCATAGTTTGTCTTTACAAAACGAACGGAAATTAGATGTTACTTCAATTGATATTTCTGCAAATGCAATCCAAGCATGTACACTTCGTGGATTAAAAAATGCGAAAATTCAGGATGTAATGACTTTAGAAAATGAAAAGTACGACACAATATTACTTTTAATGAATGGCGCAGGAATGTGTGGTAAATTGAAAAATATTCCGAATTTTCTTTTAAAACTAAAATCATTACTAAATCCGGGTGGACAAATTCTATTGGACAGTTCTGATATCATTTATATGTTTGATGATGATGATGAAGATGGGGGAAAATGGATTCCTTCAAAAAATGAATATTATGGCGAAATTGTTTTCAATATCGCATACAAAGGAGAAAAGGAAAAACCATTCGATTGGATGTTCATTGATTATAATACTTTGCAAAATGCTGCTTTAGACAATGGATTTCAATGTGAATTAATTCTTGAAGGTGAGCATTATGATTATTTAGCAAAGCTTTCGATTTAG
- a CDS encoding tetratricopeptide repeat protein — MNKFKIFSVALLASVSVSQAQDLNQAKKAIDAEQFESAKSMLKTIVNSKPSNGRAAFLLGNIYLTQNVEDSAKIYFQKGLTGSEGAKLNYIGLGQMDLDNGNSAAAQANFTLATKDVKKKDVEEFVYIGKAYMNSTKPDYKSAIAILNRAKINNPQDAQVLLELGNAFYGDKNQNEAYVSYRNAFQADATLIRAKMQLGVLLKGAKAYTEAVKAYDNVIATSPNYGPVYRELAETYYLWGRNEPAKGKEYLKKALDYYEKYMSLTDYSLASRMRHADFLILAGDYVALEAEANKMKKLDNVNPRILRYLGYSAYENGNVDVAIKSLESFISNPTNKIIAKDYMYLGFTRIKKAISADGKSIDAALFNKGMMDVKKSVEMEITMTNDLQDTGKKLFEQKFYNEAAAVFELATTNKESRNYLLDNFYLGNSIYFYNTRKDVVKVDAVALQKADVAFGNVIEASPTTQDAYIYRARTNRLLEKDDLTIKFYEAYIKVVTDKGAEELAKPATKTKLIEANNNIAVIYSKTDKTKAKEYLNKTLAIDPANQYALDALKSLK, encoded by the coding sequence ATGAATAAATTTAAAATTTTCAGTGTTGCTTTATTGGCTTCGGTAAGCGTAAGTCAAGCTCAAGATTTGAATCAAGCAAAAAAAGCAATAGACGCAGAGCAGTTCGAAAGTGCAAAATCGATGTTAAAAACAATTGTAAACTCTAAACCGTCAAATGGTAGAGCTGCTTTTTTATTAGGTAATATTTATTTAACTCAAAATGTTGAAGATAGTGCTAAAATCTATTTTCAAAAAGGTTTGACAGGTAGTGAAGGCGCTAAGCTTAACTACATTGGTTTAGGACAAATGGATCTTGACAATGGAAACTCAGCCGCTGCACAAGCAAATTTTACTTTGGCTACTAAGGACGTTAAAAAGAAAGATGTAGAAGAGTTTGTTTATATTGGTAAAGCATATATGAATTCTACAAAACCGGATTATAAAAGTGCAATTGCAATTTTGAACAGAGCCAAAATTAATAATCCGCAAGATGCTCAAGTTTTACTTGAACTTGGGAATGCTTTTTATGGCGACAAAAACCAAAATGAAGCGTATGTTTCATACCGTAATGCTTTTCAAGCAGATGCAACCTTAATAAGAGCTAAAATGCAATTAGGTGTTTTACTTAAAGGAGCTAAAGCGTATACTGAAGCTGTAAAAGCATATGATAATGTAATTGCGACTAGTCCTAATTATGGACCGGTTTATCGTGAATTAGCTGAAACTTATTATTTATGGGGAAGAAATGAACCTGCAAAAGGTAAAGAATATTTGAAAAAAGCATTAGATTATTATGAGAAATATATGAGTTTAACAGATTATTCGTTAGCCTCTCGTATGCGTCATGCTGATTTTCTAATCTTGGCAGGTGATTACGTGGCATTGGAAGCGGAAGCCAATAAAATGAAGAAATTAGATAATGTTAATCCTAGAATTCTTAGGTATTTAGGATATTCTGCATATGAAAATGGAAATGTTGATGTTGCGATAAAATCATTAGAAAGTTTTATTTCTAATCCAACAAATAAAATAATTGCAAAAGATTACATGTATTTAGGTTTTACCAGAATTAAAAAAGCAATAAGTGCAGATGGTAAATCTATTGACGCAGCTCTATTCAATAAAGGTATGATGGATGTTAAAAAATCTGTTGAAATGGAAATCACAATGACTAATGATCTTCAGGATACTGGTAAAAAATTGTTTGAGCAAAAATTTTATAACGAAGCAGCAGCTGTTTTTGAGCTAGCAACAACAAATAAAGAATCTAGAAATTACTTACTTGATAATTTCTATTTAGGAAACTCTATTTATTTTTATAATACTAGAAAGGATGTTGTTAAAGTAGATGCAGTAGCACTTCAAAAAGCAGATGTAGCATTTGGAAACGTTATCGAAGCATCTCCAACTACTCAAGACGCATATATCTATAGAGCTAGAACAAATAGATTATTAGAAAAAGATGATTTAACAATTAAGTTTTATGAAGCTTATATTAAAGTTGTTACAGATAAAGGTGCCGAAGAATTAGCTAAACCGGCTACTAAAACAAAATTAATAGAGGCAAACAACAACATTGCTGTAATCTATTCTAAAACGGATAAAACGAAAGCAAAAGAATATCTAAACAAAACGCTTGCTATTGATCCAGCTAATCAATACGCTTTAGACGCATTGAAATCGTTGAAATAA
- a CDS encoding MotA/TolQ/ExbB proton channel family protein → MANVKKENGSKGGGMISGIIIVACVLVGWLIWNFIMGNGANFEGGSNTGHPLPGNYLAMVYKGGPIVPILLGCLLMVIVFSFERFAVISKAAGKGNLDQFMISVQNDIKAGNIEGAIAACDKQKGSVANPIKSALLKYQEVKREGLDSEAAAETIHKEIEEVTSLEMPMLEKHMTILSTMVSLGTLAGLLGTVTGMIKAFSALSAAGTPDSSALANGISEALINTATGISTSALAIIAYNFFTSKIDTLTYSIDEAGNTIVNTYRHFRSTQK, encoded by the coding sequence ATGGCAAACGTTAAAAAAGAAAACGGTTCAAAAGGAGGAGGAATGATTTCAGGAATCATTATTGTGGCATGTGTTTTGGTTGGATGGTTGATATGGAATTTTATAATGGGTAATGGTGCGAATTTTGAAGGCGGATCGAATACTGGTCACCCACTACCGGGAAATTATTTGGCTATGGTGTACAAAGGGGGACCTATTGTACCAATTTTATTAGGTTGTTTATTAATGGTTATTGTATTTTCTTTTGAGCGTTTTGCGGTAATTTCAAAAGCAGCTGGTAAAGGGAATCTTGATCAATTCATGATAAGTGTACAAAACGACATTAAAGCTGGAAATATTGAAGGAGCTATTGCTGCGTGTGACAAACAAAAAGGTTCTGTTGCAAATCCAATAAAATCTGCTTTGTTGAAATACCAAGAAGTTAAAAGAGAAGGTTTAGATAGTGAAGCAGCTGCGGAAACGATTCACAAAGAAATAGAGGAAGTTACTTCATTAGAAATGCCAATGTTAGAAAAACATATGACTATTCTTTCGACTATGGTATCATTGGGTACACTTGCAGGTTTACTAGGAACGGTGACGGGTATGATTAAAGCATTTAGTGCTTTGTCTGCTGCTGGAACTCCAGATTCATCTGCTCTTGCAAATGGTATTTCAGAGGCCTTGATTAATACAGCTACAGGAATTTCGACTTCTGCATTAGCTATTATCGCTTACAACTTCTTTACTTCAAAAATTGATACTTTGACTTATTCTATCGATGAGGCAGGTAATACAATTGTAAATACTTACAGACATTTCAGAAGTACACAAAAATAA
- a CDS encoding PstS family phosphate ABC transporter substrate-binding protein encodes MSKNSAILVFFVSAVLLSACNQKEQKKQGQETILKGSTSIFVDETLMPVLEEQVAVFESNYEAKIKLIPKSEVEAVNALVDEKSAIAVLARKLSGEEMKIFDQKKIIPKVTKFATDGVALISNIKSNDTLVDLKAVINFMQGKSSTTIKGLVFDNPNSSTVSYMNALAGLKTIPQKGVFSFKTNDEVIKYVSENEGLVGIVGVNWLFQPMPDMQKYIDKINIMSVKGLKNENYYEPSQNNIAEGTYPLARDLYIINCQGYSGLGMGFASFVAGDIGQRIILKSGLLPVRIPARSITIKRKAKSNIKK; translated from the coding sequence ATGTCTAAAAATAGTGCAATTTTAGTTTTTTTTGTTAGTGCTGTTTTACTTTCGGCCTGTAATCAAAAGGAACAAAAGAAGCAAGGTCAAGAAACCATATTGAAAGGCTCTACATCGATTTTTGTAGATGAGACTTTAATGCCTGTACTTGAAGAACAGGTTGCTGTTTTTGAAAGTAACTATGAGGCTAAAATTAAACTTATTCCAAAATCTGAAGTAGAAGCAGTGAATGCTTTGGTTGACGAAAAATCTGCCATTGCAGTTTTGGCTAGAAAGTTATCTGGTGAGGAAATGAAAATATTTGATCAAAAGAAGATTATTCCTAAAGTGACTAAATTTGCCACAGATGGAGTGGCTTTAATTTCGAATATTAAAAGCAATGATACATTAGTTGATTTGAAAGCGGTCATCAATTTCATGCAAGGAAAATCAAGTACTACAATTAAAGGGCTTGTTTTTGACAATCCAAATTCAAGTACAGTTAGTTATATGAACGCTTTGGCAGGACTTAAGACTATTCCACAAAAAGGTGTTTTTTCATTTAAAACAAATGATGAAGTTATTAAATACGTTTCTGAAAATGAAGGTCTGGTCGGAATAGTTGGCGTTAATTGGCTTTTCCAACCTATGCCTGACATGCAAAAGTATATTGATAAAATTAATATCATGAGTGTAAAAGGACTTAAAAATGAAAATTATTATGAACCTTCACAAAACAATATTGCTGAAGGTACTTATCCTTTGGCACGCGATTTGTATATAATCAATTGTCAGGGATATTCTGGTTTAGGAATGGGATTTGCCTCGTTCGTCGCCGGAGACATTGGACAAAGAATAATTTTAAAATCTGGTTTGCTTCCGGTGCGTATTCCAGCAAGGAGTATCACTATTAAGAGAAAAGCCAAGAGTAATATTAAAAAATAA
- a CDS encoding YfiT family bacillithiol transferase, whose protein sequence is MENSVLEKLRYPIGKFITPEFYSNNYLAEKIAEIESFPKRLNKEVIYLTDEQLDTPYRQDGWTVRQVIHHCADSHMNCFIRIKWALTEDKPVIKFYHEDRWAEMHDNTTMSIQATLSFLEGLHFRLAYLMKSLDEVDLEKTFIHPEHNSEFKIKEIIGTYAWHGNHHLAHITALKKEKAW, encoded by the coding sequence ATGGAAAATTCAGTACTAGAAAAATTACGTTACCCCATTGGAAAATTTATTACGCCAGAATTCTATTCCAATAATTATCTGGCTGAAAAAATAGCTGAAATCGAAAGTTTCCCAAAACGACTAAATAAAGAAGTGATTTATTTAACAGACGAACAACTCGACACGCCATATCGACAAGATGGCTGGACCGTTCGACAAGTGATTCATCATTGCGCCGATAGTCACATGAATTGTTTCATTAGAATCAAATGGGCTTTGACAGAAGATAAACCCGTAATAAAATTCTATCATGAAGACCGTTGGGCAGAAATGCATGATAATACAACGATGTCTATTCAAGCCACATTATCTTTTCTGGAAGGATTACACTTTCGATTGGCTTATTTAATGAAAAGTTTAGATGAAGTCGATTTAGAAAAAACATTCATTCATCCGGAACATAATAGCGAATTTAAAATAAAGGAAATAATTGGAACTTATGCTTGGCATGGAAATCATCATTTAGCACATATTACAGCATTGAAAAAGGAAAAAGCCTGGTAG
- a CDS encoding ExbD/TolR family protein has product MAIKMQKKAGSTDMTAMCDVAFLLLSFFVMTATARIPEALPVDTPASITQTKLPEKDLATITVGKGKVFFDLKGREVRKRTLELMGQKYGVAFTEEESSKFALMEGIGVPITNLKQLIAMKTADRSKPGLQPGVPKDSLDNQLKEWVYNARIANIEVDDKELQFAIKGDAKEEYPAILKVMDILQDQKINSFNLITGLRAIDK; this is encoded by the coding sequence ATGGCTATAAAGATGCAAAAAAAAGCAGGGTCGACTGATATGACAGCAATGTGTGATGTCGCCTTTCTTTTGTTGTCGTTCTTCGTGATGACAGCAACAGCTAGGATACCGGAAGCGTTGCCAGTAGATACGCCTGCGTCGATAACTCAAACTAAGTTACCTGAAAAGGACTTAGCTACCATAACGGTAGGAAAAGGAAAAGTATTTTTTGATTTGAAAGGAAGAGAAGTTCGTAAAAGAACGCTTGAATTAATGGGTCAAAAATACGGTGTTGCATTTACAGAGGAGGAATCTTCAAAATTTGCTTTAATGGAAGGTATTGGTGTGCCAATTACCAATCTGAAGCAATTGATTGCCATGAAAACCGCTGACAGAAGTAAACCGGGTTTGCAGCCAGGTGTACCTAAAGATTCACTTGATAATCAATTGAAAGAATGGGTTTATAATGCTCGTATTGCAAATATTGAGGTTGATGACAAAGAATTGCAATTTGCCATAAAAGGGGATGCAAAAGAAGAGTATCCGGCTATATTAAAAGTTATGGATATTTTGCAAGATCAAAAAATCAATAGCTTCAATTTAATTACTGGTTTAAGAGCAATAGATAAATAA
- a CDS encoding transposase → MTDKAIAITKLTHWYIDVENLGIKSFNAITNTIKINYESILNHFERRSTNAKKSV, encoded by the coding sequence ATTACAGATAAAGCAATTGCTATTACAAAATTAACACACTGGTATATTGATGTGGAGAACTTAGGCATTAAAAGTTTCAATGCCATTACGAACACTATAAAAATCAATTATGAATCCATTTTGAACCATTTTGAAAGAAGAAGTACAAACGCAAAAAAAAGCGTTTAA
- a CDS encoding ABC transporter permease — MNLEYFIAKRLITAKDYKSSISAPIIKIAISAIAIGMIMMIVSVATGIGLQQKIREKVSAFNGHIIISNYDNNQSEVTLVPISKKQDFYPKFKSVPGISHIQAIATKAGIIRTETAFEGIILKGVGKDYQWNNIKEYLVSGKLPDFSKDLNEEVLISQFLANRLNLKVGDSFNTFFIKEGQNKRPNIRRFKITGIFNSGFQEFDATYVIGDIRHLQRINKWSSNEVGAFEVFVNDFNNIKTTGVQVYEQTASTLDTKTIIEKYSYIFEWLQLFDFNIIIILVVMILVATINMVVALLVLILERTQMIGILKALGADNWSVRKIFLYNAFYLIVRGLFWGNLIGISLLLIQQHFGIIKLNPENYYVNQAPVYLNWGYILLLNLLTVTVCFLVLLIPSYIITKISPVKAIRFD, encoded by the coding sequence TTGAATTTAGAATACTTCATCGCCAAAAGACTCATTACGGCTAAAGATTATAAAAGTAGCATATCTGCTCCAATTATAAAAATTGCAATTTCGGCAATTGCTATTGGTATGATCATGATGATTGTTTCTGTAGCAACAGGAATTGGATTGCAACAAAAAATCCGAGAGAAGGTTTCTGCTTTCAATGGGCATATCATTATTTCGAATTACGACAACAATCAATCGGAAGTTACGCTGGTACCTATTTCCAAGAAGCAGGATTTTTATCCAAAGTTTAAATCCGTTCCAGGAATAAGTCATATTCAAGCCATCGCGACTAAAGCCGGGATTATAAGGACCGAAACAGCTTTTGAAGGAATTATTCTAAAAGGAGTTGGAAAAGATTACCAATGGAATAACATTAAAGAATATCTGGTTTCGGGTAAGTTGCCTGATTTTTCTAAAGACCTAAATGAAGAAGTGCTGATTTCGCAATTCCTGGCGAATAGACTAAATCTGAAAGTTGGTGATTCCTTTAATACTTTCTTTATCAAAGAAGGTCAAAATAAACGACCTAACATCCGAAGATTCAAAATCACGGGAATTTTTAACTCAGGGTTTCAGGAATTTGATGCTACTTATGTAATAGGTGACATAAGGCACCTGCAACGCATCAATAAATGGAGTTCAAACGAAGTGGGGGCATTTGAAGTTTTTGTAAATGATTTCAATAATATAAAAACAACTGGCGTACAGGTCTATGAGCAAACTGCCTCAACGCTTGATACAAAAACCATAATCGAAAAATACAGTTATATATTTGAATGGCTTCAATTATTCGATTTCAATATCATAATCATACTAGTAGTTATGATCTTGGTGGCAACAATCAACATGGTCGTTGCGCTATTAGTTCTTATTCTCGAACGAACCCAGATGATAGGGATATTAAAAGCATTAGGTGCGGATAATTGGTCCGTCAGAAAAATATTTCTATACAACGCCTTTTACCTTATAGTACGAGGATTGTTTTGGGGGAATCTTATAGGGATATCGTTGTTGTTAATTCAGCAACATTTTGGTATAATCAAACTCAACCCGGAAAATTACTATGTCAACCAAGCTCCAGTGTATCTTAATTGGGGTTACATACTGTTATTAAATTTACTTACGGTTACCGTTTGTTTCCTAGTGTTGCTAATTCCTTCCTATATAATAACCAAAATATCTCCGGTAAAAGCCATCCGTTTCGATTAG
- a CDS encoding energy transducer TonB: MKLDIFTNQWLDIVFEGRNKAYGAYDLRKSNTKTTVRALIFGAIVFALAVSTPLILSLLPDSAENDAALDQKIVSIKLPPKKEEIKKDLPPPPPPPPKVDQVKFVKPVVAKAEEVTEEPPKTIEIKDKKLGAETIKGDPDAVLTVEPVGNGPSAVVEEDNQIYNTAGIEVKPDFPGGIDKFYKFVGSNFQPPEEGSGGKVYVTFVVEKDGSLTDIKVIRDIGYGTGKEAIRVLKKCPKWSPGEQNGKKVRVLYSLPITIQSPE; the protein is encoded by the coding sequence ATGAAATTAGATATTTTCACAAACCAATGGCTTGATATTGTATTCGAGGGTCGTAACAAAGCTTATGGGGCTTATGATCTAAGAAAATCAAATACCAAGACTACAGTGAGGGCGCTTATATTTGGAGCAATTGTTTTTGCTTTAGCTGTTAGTACACCGCTTATTTTAAGTTTACTTCCAGATTCAGCTGAAAATGATGCTGCTTTAGATCAAAAAATTGTAAGTATTAAACTGCCACCTAAGAAGGAAGAAATTAAGAAAGATCTACCGCCTCCTCCGCCACCACCTCCAAAAGTTGATCAAGTAAAATTTGTGAAACCTGTGGTTGCAAAAGCTGAAGAAGTTACAGAAGAGCCGCCTAAAACTATCGAAATAAAAGATAAAAAATTAGGAGCTGAGACTATAAAAGGAGATCCAGACGCAGTATTGACGGTAGAACCTGTTGGTAATGGCCCAAGTGCTGTTGTTGAAGAAGATAACCAAATTTATAACACGGCAGGGATAGAAGTTAAACCCGATTTTCCGGGTGGAATTGATAAATTTTATAAATTTGTCGGTAGTAATTTCCAACCACCAGAAGAAGGAAGTGGAGGTAAGGTCTACGTTACTTTTGTAGTTGAAAAAGATGGTTCATTAACTGATATCAAAGTAATACGCGATATTGGTTATGGTACAGGGAAAGAAGCTATACGTGTTTTGAAAAAGTGTCCTAAATGGTCGCCTGGAGAACAAAATGGTAAAAAAGTTAGAGTGCTTTATTCTCTTCCTATTACTATTCAATCTCCAGAATAA
- a CDS encoding YkgJ family cysteine cluster protein encodes MKPTLNELPKEAKDKHIENKKYFDKLKKKTPKNLDYVMQDLHDAEFKKTDCLKCANCCKTTGPLFTSADIERVSKYLRQKPQQFIEQYLRVDEDQDYVLQSVPCTFLDHENACMIYDVRPKACREFPHTDRKKFQQITDLTLKNVAICPAAFNIVEEMKKKLPL; translated from the coding sequence TTGAAACCTACTTTAAACGAACTTCCTAAAGAAGCCAAAGATAAGCATATCGAAAACAAAAAGTATTTTGATAAGCTGAAAAAGAAGACCCCAAAGAATTTAGATTATGTTATGCAGGATTTGCATGACGCTGAATTCAAAAAAACAGATTGTTTAAAATGTGCCAATTGCTGTAAAACAACTGGGCCACTATTTACTTCAGCTGATATTGAGCGTGTGTCGAAATATTTGAGACAAAAGCCGCAGCAATTTATAGAACAATATCTGCGTGTTGATGAAGACCAGGATTATGTTTTGCAAAGTGTACCATGCACTTTTTTAGATCATGAAAATGCTTGTATGATTTATGATGTCCGTCCGAAAGCATGCCGAGAATTTCCGCATACGGATAGAAAGAAGTTTCAACAAATTACAGATTTAACCTTGAAAAATGTTGCTATATGTCCAGCAGCTTTTAATATTGTGGAGGAAATGAAGAAAAAGTTGCCGTTATAA